One genomic region from Limibacillus halophilus encodes:
- a CDS encoding DegQ family serine endoprotease has product MIKLSPIALLGSLFMMLQVVSWGPASVLAQQVPSSQEEIQLSFAPVVKKAAPAVVNIFTSRVTRSRPSSPLFDDPFFKRFFGDTFKVPEKERKQNALGSGVIVDPSGLIITNHHVIAGADEIKVVLADRREFAAELIVDDEQTDLALLKVQSGDELLPFLELRDSDDIEVGDLVLAIGNPFGVGQTVTSGIVSALARTRVGISDFNFFIQTDAAINPGNSGGALVTMDGRLIGINSAIYSRSGGSIGIGFAVPSNMVRTIIASAGMGGRVVRPWLGFVGQDLSLDLAEGFGLRRPGGVVVNEVFKGGNAEIAGLKSGDVILDAGGQPVLDLESLRFRIATGKMGSMMPLRVWRRQKELLLEMKLDPAPDKPEPDQRVMDGSNPLAGAKVANLSPRLAEEIELQGAWSGVVVLGTYRGSPAARSGLKPRDIVVQVNKRRVESTEQLQSLLAEGGPRWQVQIERGGRLLSLDVTF; this is encoded by the coding sequence GCTTTCCTTTGCGCCGGTGGTTAAAAAGGCCGCGCCTGCTGTCGTAAACATCTTCACGTCCCGGGTTACGCGCAGTCGGCCGTCGTCGCCGTTGTTCGACGATCCCTTCTTTAAGCGTTTCTTTGGCGACACTTTCAAAGTTCCCGAGAAAGAGCGAAAGCAGAATGCTCTTGGTTCCGGTGTGATCGTTGATCCATCCGGTCTCATCATTACGAATCATCACGTAATTGCCGGTGCGGACGAGATCAAGGTCGTCTTGGCGGACCGCCGCGAGTTCGCCGCAGAACTGATAGTCGATGATGAGCAAACCGATTTGGCGCTCTTGAAGGTGCAATCCGGCGACGAACTGTTGCCGTTCCTGGAGTTACGGGATTCGGATGATATCGAGGTCGGTGACTTGGTGTTGGCGATCGGCAATCCCTTTGGAGTAGGGCAAACGGTAACCAGCGGAATTGTTTCGGCCCTTGCGCGGACGCGGGTTGGGATTAGCGATTTCAATTTCTTCATTCAGACCGATGCAGCCATCAATCCCGGAAACTCCGGCGGCGCTCTGGTGACCATGGATGGTCGCCTGATCGGCATCAATAGCGCGATCTATTCGCGCAGCGGAGGTTCCATAGGTATTGGTTTTGCGGTGCCGTCAAACATGGTCCGCACCATCATTGCCAGCGCCGGGATGGGGGGACGGGTGGTGCGCCCCTGGCTAGGCTTTGTCGGGCAAGACCTGTCGCTCGATTTGGCGGAAGGATTCGGTCTACGACGGCCCGGCGGCGTTGTGGTCAACGAGGTGTTCAAGGGTGGGAATGCCGAGATAGCAGGCTTGAAGAGCGGCGATGTCATTCTGGATGCCGGTGGTCAACCGGTTCTTGATCTTGAGAGTCTGCGGTTCCGGATCGCCACGGGGAAGATGGGCTCGATGATGCCATTGCGCGTGTGGCGGCGGCAAAAGGAACTGCTGCTAGAAATGAAACTGGACCCGGCACCGGATAAGCCGGAGCCGGATCAACGTGTCATGGATGGCAGCAACCCGTTGGCAGGTGCCAAGGTCGCCAATCTATCGCCCCGCCTTGCCGAGGAGATCGAGCTACAGGGGGCCTGGAGCGGCGTGGTTGTGTTGGGAACCTATCGCGGCAGTCCGGCCGCACGCAGTGGGCTGAAGCCCAGGGATATTGTCGTTCAGGTGAACAAACGCCGAGTAGAATCCACTGAACAGTTACAGAGTTTGCTCGCGGAGGGAGGACCTCGTTGGCAAGTGCAGATTGAACGAGGCGGCAGGTTGCTTTCCCTCGATGTAACTTTCTAG
- a CDS encoding replication-associated recombination protein A, with protein sequence MAGLFDSNAPRPLADRLRPARLVDVVGQSHLLGDEAPIGRMVARGRLTSLLLWGPPGCGKTTIARLLAEGCSLEFEPLSAVFSGVADLKKVFERARQRRTGGQGTLLFVDEIHRFNRAQQDGFLPYVEDGTVILVGATTENPSFELNAALLSRCQVFVLRRLDDEALEALLTRAEGELGHALPLDGEARSSLRAMADGDGRYLLNLVEAIEAAGSTEAMNTQALTNLVQKRAPVYDKNREEHYNLISALHKSLRGSDADAALYWFARMLAGGEDPRFIARRLTRFAVEDVALADPQAVQQALAGWQTYERLGSPEGELALAQVVLYLATAPKSNASYSAFKAASRAARDTGSLAPPLHILNAPTGLMKDLGYGEGYAYDHNQKDGFSGQNYFPDGMERQEFYQPVERGFEREIHKRLAYFQRLRAEKSKRDSKD encoded by the coding sequence ATGGCCGGGCTCTTCGATTCCAACGCGCCAAGGCCGCTCGCCGACCGCTTGCGCCCGGCACGATTGGTCGATGTGGTTGGGCAGTCGCATTTGTTGGGAGACGAAGCACCGATTGGTCGAATGGTGGCGCGTGGCCGCTTGACCTCCTTGCTGCTTTGGGGGCCGCCGGGTTGCGGTAAAACGACGATTGCGCGTTTGCTGGCGGAAGGATGCAGTTTGGAGTTTGAGCCGTTGTCCGCGGTTTTTTCCGGTGTTGCAGACCTGAAGAAGGTCTTCGAACGAGCCCGGCAACGTCGTACCGGCGGGCAGGGCACACTCCTTTTCGTCGACGAAATACACCGTTTCAATCGTGCACAACAGGATGGCTTTCTCCCTTATGTGGAAGACGGAACAGTCATTCTTGTCGGCGCCACGACCGAAAACCCGTCATTTGAGCTTAACGCCGCTTTGTTGTCGCGCTGCCAGGTTTTCGTGCTCCGCCGATTGGACGATGAGGCTCTGGAGGCTCTGCTCACGCGCGCTGAGGGAGAGTTGGGACACGCCCTGCCGCTTGATGGTGAGGCTCGCAGCAGTCTTAGGGCCATGGCCGACGGCGATGGTCGGTATCTGCTTAATCTTGTCGAGGCGATCGAAGCTGCGGGCAGCACTGAGGCGATGAACACCCAAGCACTGACAAATCTGGTTCAAAAGCGCGCGCCGGTTTACGACAAGAACCGGGAAGAACACTATAATCTTATTTCCGCCCTTCATAAGTCGCTGCGCGGTTCGGATGCGGATGCCGCCCTTTACTGGTTTGCACGCATGCTGGCAGGAGGTGAGGATCCAAGGTTCATTGCCAGACGGCTCACACGTTTTGCTGTCGAGGATGTAGCTCTCGCCGATCCGCAAGCCGTCCAGCAGGCTCTTGCCGGGTGGCAAACCTACGAACGGCTTGGGTCGCCTGAGGGCGAGTTGGCACTGGCTCAGGTCGTGCTTTACCTGGCAACAGCACCAAAATCCAATGCGAGCTACAGCGCTTTCAAGGCAGCAAGCCGGGCGGCTCGGGACACAGGGTCGCTAGCGCCGCCACTGCATATTCTCAATGCACCTACGGGGTTGATGAAGGATCTGGGTTATGGGGAGGGGTATGCCTACGACCATAATCAGAAGGATGGCTTTTCCGGGCAGAACTATTTTCCCGATGGAATGGAGCGGCAGGAATTTTATCAGCCTGTCGAACGGGGATTTGAGCGGGAAATCCACAAGCGCCTAGCCTATTTTCAGCGTCTGCGCGCGGAAAAATCAAAGCGGGATAGCAAGGATTAG
- a CDS encoding cysteine hydrolase family protein — MADYTVPERQHVVLVTSDLQRDFLEPNSPLTRCSAGRCIGQCATVVSAFRRAGLPIYHSVRFFLPDGSNVERSRRQAVEEGMRVLMPGTSGAELVDGIAPDGHKRLNALKLLEGDAQELGPNEWAFCKPRWGAFYSTRLDEYVRKGSATTVVVIGSDFECGVRPTVYEACARDYRVIVVPDAAGCQVDDIALNQLGRLGVYLIGADALSLWLANPRSEQGVA; from the coding sequence ATGGCAGACTATACGGTCCCAGAGCGCCAACATGTGGTTCTGGTTACCAGTGATTTGCAGCGTGACTTTCTAGAGCCCAATTCGCCCCTGACGCGCTGTTCGGCTGGACGATGCATAGGTCAATGCGCAACGGTGGTATCGGCTTTTAGAAGGGCTGGATTGCCCATCTATCACAGCGTCCGCTTTTTTCTGCCGGACGGATCCAATGTTGAGCGTTCTCGCCGCCAAGCGGTCGAAGAGGGCATGCGCGTCCTCATGCCGGGAACTTCCGGTGCTGAGCTAGTGGACGGAATTGCACCCGATGGTCATAAGCGTTTGAACGCGCTGAAGCTTCTGGAGGGAGACGCTCAGGAGCTTGGACCAAATGAATGGGCCTTTTGTAAACCGCGTTGGGGCGCGTTCTATAGCACCCGGTTGGACGAATACGTTCGTAAGGGAAGCGCCACCACAGTGGTTGTGATCGGCAGCGATTTTGAATGTGGCGTTCGGCCCACGGTTTATGAAGCCTGCGCCCGGGACTACAGGGTCATCGTGGTGCCGGATGCGGCCGGTTGTCAGGTCGATGATATCGCGTTGAATCAACTAGGCCGCTTAGGTGTCTATCTGATCGGCGCGGATGCCCTGTCCCTGTGGCTGGCGAACCCGCGCTCAGAGCAGGGAGTGGCTTGA
- the crcB gene encoding fluoride efflux transporter CrcB, which yields MKIVLAVAAGGALGAVARYYSAGFVGRLIGLDFPSGTLVVNILGSFLMGLLVELSALAWSPSPELRAMIAVGFLGAFTTFSTFSLDAVLLLQRGQVLSAGAYVLLSVFLSIGGFVLGLYLVRSLLA from the coding sequence ATGAAAATTGTGCTGGCTGTGGCCGCAGGCGGGGCCCTGGGGGCGGTGGCCCGCTATTACTCCGCTGGTTTCGTAGGCCGATTGATCGGCCTGGACTTCCCGTCCGGAACCTTGGTGGTCAATATCCTGGGCTCCTTCCTCATGGGACTCCTTGTTGAGTTGTCAGCGCTTGCCTGGTCTCCCTCGCCAGAGCTTCGGGCCATGATCGCCGTGGGCTTCCTCGGCGCCTTCACAACTTTTTCGACCTTCTCCCTCGACGCCGTATTGCTGTTGCAGCGAGGCCAAGTTCTGTCTGCCGGTGCCTACGTGCTGTTATCGGTTTTCTTGTCCATAGGCGGGTTTGTGCTGGGCCTCTATCTGGTTCGGAGCCTCCTCGCATGA
- a CDS encoding RluA family pseudouridine synthase, producing MTGVENRKVADGEGDQRLDRWFKQHYPNLPFGKLAKLLRTGQIRVDGKRAKNSTRLEAGQIVRIPPLEAGDLGKGDAPTVRDTPRVISKADQRIILDLQAAVLFKDDWVLAINKPAGLAVQGGTKQNRHVDALLDHLRFDASERPRLVHRLDKDTSGVLLLARSAAAARSLAAVFRGKDAEKTYWAIVVGLPRPNEGRIEAALTKGAVPNAAGQGNERVWIDPEEGQRAVTLYRTLDHAGKKAALLELQPITGRTHQLRAHCAGLGTPILGDGKYGGADAYIEGMTLPRRMHLHARDISLPHPSGTGSLLRIHAPLSAHMVESLGLLGLDGTS from the coding sequence ATGACAGGCGTCGAGAACAGAAAAGTCGCAGACGGAGAAGGTGATCAGCGTCTCGATCGCTGGTTCAAGCAACACTATCCAAACCTTCCTTTTGGGAAACTGGCTAAGTTGCTGCGTACCGGGCAGATTCGCGTCGATGGAAAGCGCGCAAAGAACTCAACGCGCCTGGAAGCCGGTCAGATCGTTCGTATTCCGCCACTCGAAGCAGGTGATCTCGGCAAGGGAGACGCACCGACGGTCCGCGATACGCCGCGTGTCATCAGCAAGGCCGATCAACGCATCATATTGGACCTGCAAGCTGCGGTGCTGTTCAAGGACGATTGGGTCCTCGCCATCAACAAACCTGCCGGACTGGCCGTCCAAGGAGGCACCAAGCAAAACCGGCACGTGGATGCTTTGCTGGATCATTTGCGTTTTGATGCGAGCGAACGGCCGCGTCTCGTTCATCGACTGGATAAGGATACCAGCGGTGTTCTACTGCTGGCGCGAAGTGCGGCGGCGGCGCGTAGCCTAGCAGCGGTTTTCCGGGGCAAGGATGCGGAGAAAACCTACTGGGCGATCGTGGTTGGTTTGCCGCGCCCCAATGAAGGGCGCATCGAGGCGGCACTCACGAAAGGGGCGGTGCCAAACGCTGCCGGACAAGGTAATGAAAGGGTGTGGATCGATCCCGAAGAGGGACAGCGCGCGGTGACGCTCTATCGAACTCTCGATCACGCGGGGAAGAAAGCGGCTTTGTTGGAACTGCAGCCTATTACTGGGCGTACACACCAGCTCAGGGCCCATTGTGCCGGGCTTGGGACGCCTATTCTGGGCGATGGCAAGTATGGCGGTGCGGACGCCTATATCGAGGGGATGACGTTGCCGCGTCGCATGCATCTTCACGCGCGCGACATCAGTTTGCCACATCCTTCTGGTACCGGTTCTCTGTTGCGGATACACGCTCCGCTATCCGCTCATATGGTTGAGAGTTTGGGGCTACTTGGGCTTGATGGAACTTCATAG
- a CDS encoding HAD-IA family hydrolase, whose amino-acid sequence MKLTLVERLHGFRLIIFDMDGTLVDSQHHIVSAMGEAFGGVGLPPPDGEAVRQIVGLTLEDAFLRLAPADTPLSVHQELQVLFKRAAIAQRDVPGYQEPLYEGAREIIHQLDLPDVCLGIATGRPRRGVDFSLALHKLENRFVTIQTVDSNPGKPHPGMVQQAMAETGADPEETVVIGDTSYDMMMARAAGAAAIGVTWGYHAEEALLSAGAQALAREMAALPAILAGFRRIGSCA is encoded by the coding sequence GTGAAATTGACACTGGTTGAACGGTTACATGGCTTCCGCCTGATCATTTTTGACATGGACGGTACGCTGGTCGATAGCCAGCATCACATCGTATCCGCCATGGGTGAAGCCTTTGGCGGTGTCGGCTTGCCGCCGCCGGATGGCGAGGCTGTTCGCCAGATCGTCGGATTGACGCTCGAAGACGCATTCTTGCGTCTGGCCCCCGCGGATACGCCCTTGTCGGTTCACCAGGAACTGCAGGTTCTCTTTAAGCGGGCCGCCATCGCGCAGCGTGACGTCCCTGGATATCAAGAACCGCTTTACGAGGGCGCTCGGGAGATCATTCATCAGTTGGATCTACCGGATGTTTGTCTGGGGATCGCCACCGGCCGACCGCGTCGTGGTGTCGACTTCAGCCTGGCGCTCCATAAACTTGAAAACCGCTTCGTAACGATCCAGACGGTGGACAGCAATCCGGGAAAGCCGCATCCCGGTATGGTTCAGCAGGCCATGGCCGAAACCGGAGCAGATCCCGAGGAAACGGTTGTGATCGGCGATACCTCATACGATATGATGATGGCAAGAGCGGCCGGTGCGGCCGCAATTGGCGTCACCTGGGGCTACCACGCCGAGGAAGCATTGCTTTCGGCCGGCGCGCAAGCGTTGGCTCGGGAAATGGCGGCGCTGCCGGCGATACTGGCTGGATTTAGGAGGATTGGTTCATGCGCTTGA
- a CDS encoding AsmA family protein — protein MRLKHFFIGFLVLIVAVLVAGYAVISSLDINQYRDEIIAQAEKATGRKVRIDGQMNLKVSLTPAIVLNDVGLANAAWGDAQEMMSVRRFELEVALLPLLSSQIQVKRLVIVEPTILLQTNEQGDGNWAFDLGEEKSVGSDSGSGGDGDIQASVDELLIEQGRLIFKDGQSGETLSLTLDLVRATAAGVDTPVGIEAAGSYQEVPFAVNGTLGSLAQLTNPDALKSLALKGSVGSAEYSVEGKVGQTPAGPQADISMTFVANSLDDFAKLSGAELPPILDINISSKIVAEGQSLRLNDLQAKIGNSDLTGNLALTSGKTPKITGVLQSESIDLRDFTGPASEREGAAEAVDSSPYVFKEEPFDLQALRTATMDVKLAVGSFVLDEKVALEQTQLALGLQDGKLTVTPLKTLFGGGQITVETLLNAAQKNPSFNLGFGAANIDYGRILREQGIYEKMQGTISSNLDLTGAGTSPRAIASSLNGKILIEGGEGVLDDKLLKVLTAGLGDLQNLFNKDESNKLYCILVDFDVENGLATSNAIVIASEVLTVSGAGTIDLRTEKLDLLFDTQTSQASLASLAIPFRVGGTLKNPKASPDVAGAAAALAKAAGVAINPVAGIGAIVGQQTSTSGGATGADVCKVAVEEAGTVQPSPTGGIQETITNAPKLLQDTLTGGASGGTTDGSSGGSNPVQGATEGLKKLFGN, from the coding sequence ATGCGCTTGAAGCATTTTTTTATCGGGTTTCTGGTACTGATTGTTGCTGTACTGGTTGCCGGATACGCCGTCATTAGCAGCCTCGATATCAATCAGTATCGCGACGAGATAATCGCGCAAGCCGAAAAGGCCACGGGTCGCAAGGTGCGGATCGACGGCCAAATGAATCTCAAGGTTTCCTTGACGCCGGCAATTGTTTTGAATGACGTCGGGCTCGCCAATGCGGCTTGGGGCGACGCGCAGGAAATGATGTCAGTTCGCAGGTTCGAGCTTGAGGTCGCATTGCTGCCGCTGCTTTCCAGCCAGATACAAGTCAAGCGTCTGGTAATTGTCGAGCCGACTATTCTTCTTCAGACAAACGAACAAGGGGACGGGAACTGGGCTTTTGATCTGGGCGAAGAGAAGAGTGTTGGTTCTGATAGCGGTTCCGGCGGTGACGGTGATATTCAAGCCAGTGTTGATGAACTCCTGATCGAGCAGGGTCGGCTCATTTTCAAGGATGGCCAGAGCGGTGAAACGCTCTCCTTGACGCTCGACCTAGTGCGAGCGACGGCGGCGGGCGTTGATACGCCGGTCGGGATCGAGGCGGCGGGCAGTTATCAGGAAGTGCCCTTTGCCGTTAACGGCACCTTGGGTTCCTTAGCGCAACTCACCAACCCGGATGCTCTTAAGAGCTTGGCGTTGAAGGGGAGTGTCGGGAGCGCAGAGTACTCGGTCGAAGGCAAGGTCGGGCAGACTCCGGCTGGACCTCAGGCGGACATCTCGATGACCTTCGTAGCCAATTCATTGGATGATTTCGCGAAGTTGTCCGGCGCCGAACTGCCGCCGATCCTCGATATCAATATTTCCTCCAAGATCGTGGCTGAAGGGCAGAGCCTACGTCTCAATGATTTGCAGGCGAAGATTGGCAACAGCGACTTGACCGGGAACCTGGCTCTTACAAGTGGAAAGACGCCCAAGATCACGGGTGTTCTCCAATCCGAAAGCATAGATTTACGCGACTTCACAGGGCCTGCAAGCGAGCGTGAAGGTGCCGCTGAGGCCGTGGATAGCTCCCCCTATGTTTTCAAGGAAGAGCCGTTTGACCTGCAAGCACTTCGCACGGCGACTATGGATGTAAAGTTAGCTGTCGGCTCTTTTGTTCTGGATGAGAAGGTGGCGCTGGAGCAAACGCAACTCGCTCTGGGTTTGCAGGACGGCAAACTGACCGTGACACCGCTCAAAACCCTATTTGGTGGGGGGCAAATCACTGTTGAGACCCTCCTGAATGCAGCTCAGAAAAACCCAAGCTTCAATTTAGGCTTCGGTGCGGCCAACATCGACTACGGTCGAATTCTGCGCGAGCAGGGTATCTATGAAAAGATGCAGGGTACCATTAGCTCCAATCTGGATCTGACAGGTGCGGGAACCTCTCCTCGAGCGATCGCATCTTCCTTGAATGGCAAAATTCTGATTGAGGGTGGTGAAGGTGTGCTTGACGACAAGCTGCTCAAGGTCCTGACTGCCGGTTTGGGTGATCTCCAGAACCTCTTCAACAAAGACGAAAGCAACAAGCTCTATTGCATTCTGGTCGACTTCGACGTTGAAAATGGTCTGGCCACCAGCAATGCCATTGTCATTGCCAGTGAGGTGCTGACGGTTTCAGGGGCGGGGACCATTGATCTCAGAACCGAGAAGCTTGACCTGCTTTTCGATACCCAGACCAGTCAGGCCAGCCTTGCCAGCCTTGCGATACCTTTCCGGGTCGGCGGCACGCTAAAGAATCCCAAAGCGTCGCCGGACGTGGCCGGAGCAGCGGCGGCGCTCGCCAAAGCCGCGGGTGTAGCCATCAATCCGGTTGCCGGTATCGGGGCTATCGTCGGCCAGCAAACCAGCACCAGTGGTGGTGCGACCGGCGCCGATGTTTGCAAAGTGGCGGTCGAAGAGGCCGGTACCGTCCAACCATCGCCAACGGGCGGTATACAGGAAACCATCACCAATGCGCCTAAGTTGCTGCAAGATACGTTAACGGGCGGCGCGTCGGGCGGCACGACTGACGGGAGTAGCGGTGGCAGTAATCCGGTTCAGGGTGCGACAGAGGGGCTGAAAAAGCTCTTTGGGAATTGA
- a CDS encoding ATP12 family chaperone protein, which yields MLPGYKSADRFYESAIAEPSPDGSRVLLDGRPLKTPLRAELRLPTFAMAQAIAEEWNRQTEKINVSDMPSMALACTALDRIAPNREEMEATLLSYGGNDLLCYWAEGPASLLERQRKEWQPILDWAAGDLGVELTVSVGVIHQPQPKEALQKISEILSALDDFRLAALSSIAAATNSLLVGLAMLKGRLGPDEAFSTAELDSLYQQEFWGADAEAERNRKALLKELQDIKNFIECI from the coding sequence ATGCTGCCTGGTTACAAGTCTGCCGACCGTTTCTATGAGAGCGCGATAGCCGAGCCGTCGCCGGATGGCAGTCGCGTCCTGCTCGATGGCCGACCTTTGAAGACGCCATTGCGTGCGGAACTGCGACTGCCGACTTTCGCCATGGCGCAGGCTATTGCGGAGGAGTGGAACAGGCAGACCGAGAAGATCAATGTCTCGGACATGCCATCGATGGCATTGGCTTGCACGGCACTGGACCGAATAGCACCAAATCGCGAGGAGATGGAGGCAACGCTGCTGTCGTACGGAGGGAATGACCTTCTGTGTTACTGGGCGGAGGGGCCAGCATCTCTTCTTGAGCGGCAACGAAAGGAATGGCAGCCCATTCTTGATTGGGCAGCCGGCGACCTGGGTGTTGAACTGACGGTCTCTGTCGGCGTTATCCATCAACCACAACCAAAAGAAGCCCTGCAAAAGATTTCGGAAATACTTTCAGCATTGGATGATTTTCGGTTGGCGGCCTTGTCCAGCATCGCCGCTGCGACAAATTCGCTGCTTGTTGGATTGGCTATGCTCAAAGGGCGTCTGGGGCCAGACGAGGCATTCTCCACGGCGGAACTTGACAGTTTGTATCAACAAGAGTTTTGGGGTGCTGATGCTGAGGCGGAGAGGAACAGAAAGGCATTATTAAAGGAATTACAAGATATTAAGAATTTTATTGAATGTATTTGA
- a CDS encoding acyl-CoA carboxylase subunit beta, producing MQDIIRQLEEKRAAARSGGGERRVEAQHSKGKLTARERIEVLMDHGSFEEWDMFVEHRSHDFGMETQRVPGDGVVTGFGTINGRPVFVFSQDFTVFGGSLSGAHAEKICKVMDQAMRVGVPVIGLNDSGGARIQEGVDSLAGYAEVFQRNVLASGVVPQVSMIMGPCAGGAVYSPSMTDFIFMVKDSSYMFVTGPDVVKTVTHETVTHEELGGAITHTTKSGVADLAFENDVEALMELRRFMGFLPGSNREEAPLRPTEDPVDRAEHSLDSLVPTNPNKPYDIKELIEKVVDEGEFFELQPSYAGNIVIGFARFNGQSVGIVANQPMVLAGCLDISSSIKAARFVRFCDCFNIPIVTFVDVPGFLPGTAQEYGGIIKHGAKLLFAYAEATVPKVTVITRKAYGGAYDVMASKHLRGDVNYAWPTAEIAVMGPKGAVEIIFRQDAGDPEKIEARTEEYRKKFANPFVAASRGFIDDVIMPRNTRRRICRALSMLRDKQLENPPKKHDNLPL from the coding sequence ATGCAGGACATAATCCGTCAGCTTGAGGAAAAGCGTGCCGCAGCCCGTAGCGGTGGGGGCGAGCGTCGCGTCGAGGCGCAGCATTCCAAGGGGAAATTGACAGCCCGCGAGCGGATTGAAGTTCTGATGGACCACGGGTCCTTCGAAGAGTGGGATATGTTCGTCGAACACCGCAGTCATGACTTCGGGATGGAGACGCAGCGTGTGCCGGGTGACGGCGTGGTGACGGGCTTTGGTACGATCAATGGTCGGCCCGTTTTTGTATTCAGCCAGGATTTCACTGTTTTCGGCGGCTCTCTTTCGGGCGCTCACGCAGAAAAGATCTGCAAGGTTATGGACCAGGCAATGCGGGTTGGCGTGCCAGTAATAGGTTTGAACGATTCCGGCGGTGCGCGCATTCAAGAAGGCGTCGATTCACTTGCAGGCTATGCCGAAGTGTTCCAGCGAAATGTGTTGGCGTCGGGTGTCGTGCCGCAGGTCTCGATGATCATGGGGCCTTGTGCCGGTGGTGCGGTTTACTCACCTTCCATGACCGATTTTATCTTCATGGTCAAAGATAGCTCCTACATGTTCGTCACCGGGCCGGACGTGGTGAAAACCGTGACTCACGAGACCGTAACGCACGAAGAGTTGGGTGGGGCAATCACGCATACCACGAAGTCTGGTGTGGCGGACCTGGCTTTCGAGAACGACGTCGAGGCGCTGATGGAACTGCGCCGTTTCATGGGGTTTTTGCCCGGTTCTAACCGGGAAGAAGCGCCGCTGCGGCCGACCGAGGATCCGGTGGATCGCGCCGAACATTCGTTGGATAGCCTTGTGCCAACCAATCCGAACAAACCTTATGATATCAAGGAGCTAATCGAGAAGGTCGTGGACGAGGGCGAGTTCTTTGAACTTCAGCCAAGTTATGCCGGCAACATCGTCATCGGGTTCGCACGTTTCAACGGTCAATCCGTGGGCATTGTCGCGAACCAGCCGATGGTGCTGGCGGGTTGTCTGGATATCTCCTCCTCGATCAAGGCGGCTCGCTTCGTCAGGTTTTGCGATTGTTTCAACATTCCGATCGTGACTTTTGTCGATGTTCCCGGATTCTTGCCGGGCACGGCGCAAGAGTATGGAGGCATCATCAAGCACGGCGCCAAGTTGCTTTTTGCCTATGCGGAAGCAACAGTTCCGAAGGTTACGGTTATTACGCGTAAAGCCTATGGCGGCGCTTACGATGTTATGGCGTCGAAGCATTTGCGTGGCGACGTCAATTATGCCTGGCCCACCGCCGAAATCGCTGTCATGGGTCCGAAGGGCGCCGTGGAGATAATTTTCCGGCAGGATGCGGGAGATCCCGAAAAGATCGAGGCCCGGACGGAAGAGTACCGCAAGAAGTTTGCCAATCCTTTCGTCGCTGCATCGCGAGGCTTCATTGACGATGTGATCATGCCGCGCAATACGCGGCGGCGCATCTGCAGGGCGCTTTCGATGTTGCGGGACAAGCAACTCGAGAACCCACCGAAGAAGCACGACAATCTCCCGTTGTAG